From one Clostridium cylindrosporum DSM 605 genomic stretch:
- a CDS encoding XdhC family protein: MKSVLAKIAEEVDANKKIAMAIVTKLAKFSPGAPGATMGVYEDGGIIGTVGGGSLEAKVIEKALVCLKEGVSKSFEFEASSSEIDGDLHNTSQGKTEVFIRVFNEKPKLLLVGGGHVSHELYKFGKYMGFSVGIFEDREAFCNKERFPDADELILGDVVESLRNYKVDNNCYVIMVSRGHIYDENALKEVISSDAKYIGMIGSKLKVENIFNNLRKDGVSDDLLNKVYSPIGIAIGGKEIKEIVLGIMAEVVLVKNGGTAGHMKSISNLI, translated from the coding sequence GTGAAAAGTGTATTAGCTAAGATAGCAGAGGAAGTAGATGCAAATAAGAAAATAGCTATGGCAATAGTTACAAAGCTTGCTAAATTTTCTCCTGGGGCCCCAGGGGCGACTATGGGAGTTTATGAAGACGGAGGTATTATAGGAACAGTAGGAGGAGGAAGCCTTGAGGCTAAGGTTATAGAAAAAGCCCTAGTATGCCTAAAGGAAGGTGTAAGTAAATCCTTTGAATTTGAAGCATCAAGTAGTGAAATAGATGGAGACCTTCATAATACATCTCAAGGTAAGACAGAAGTATTTATAAGAGTATTTAATGAGAAGCCAAAACTTTTATTAGTAGGTGGAGGTCATGTATCACATGAGCTATATAAGTTTGGAAAGTACATGGGTTTCTCCGTTGGCATATTTGAAGACAGGGAGGCTTTTTGTAATAAAGAAAGGTTTCCAGATGCAGATGAACTTATTTTAGGTGATGTAGTAGAATCTCTTAGAAACTATAAAGTAGACAATAATTGTTATGTTATTATGGTATCTAGAGGACATATATATGACGAGAATGCACTAAAGGAAGTAATATCTAGTGATGCTAAGTATATAGGAATGATAGGTAGTAAATTAAAGGTTGAAAATATATTTAATAACCTTAGAAAAGATGGAGTTTCAGATGACCTTTTAAACAAGGTTTACTCACCGATTGGAATCGCAATAGGTGGTAAAGAAATAAAAGAAATAGTTCTTGGAATAATGGCAGAGGTAGTTTTAGTTAAAAATGGTGGCACTGCAGGTCATATGAAAAGTATTTCTAACTTGATTTAA
- the yqeB gene encoding selenium-dependent molybdenum cofactor biosynthesis protein YqeB, producing MNKTVVIRGAGDLASGIAHRLYSCGFNVLMLDIKEPLVIRRTVAFADAIFNGTATVEGVTGVLCESIEDIEKAFKDRKIAVIIDEKCQIVKKFKVDALVDAILAKRNIGTFKGMAPIVIGLGPGFTAGEDVDAVVETNRGHYLGKLILNGSAEPNTGAPGNIMGYTLERVINAPATGRIHHNKNIGDVVKKDEVIATIDGTPVRSKLDGALRGLIREGTFVKQGLKIADTDPRGKVDYCYEISEKARAIGGGVLEAILHLSYRRENSEKCIS from the coding sequence ATGAATAAGACAGTAGTTATAAGAGGAGCTGGAGATCTTGCTAGTGGAATAGCACATAGACTTTATTCATGTGGATTTAACGTACTAATGTTAGATATTAAGGAGCCTCTTGTTATAAGAAGAACAGTGGCTTTTGCTGATGCTATATTTAACGGAACCGCTACGGTAGAGGGAGTAACTGGAGTTCTTTGTGAAAGTATCGAAGATATAGAAAAAGCATTTAAAGATCGTAAAATAGCTGTAATAATAGATGAAAAATGCCAAATAGTTAAAAAGTTTAAAGTGGATGCATTAGTAGATGCTATTCTCGCGAAGAGAAATATTGGAACTTTCAAAGGTATGGCTCCTATTGTAATAGGATTAGGTCCAGGGTTTACAGCTGGAGAAGATGTAGATGCTGTAGTAGAAACTAATAGGGGACATTATCTTGGTAAGTTAATTTTAAATGGAAGTGCTGAACCGAATACAGGAGCTCCTGGAAATATAATGGGATATACACTAGAAAGAGTAATAAATGCTCCTGCAACTGGAAGAATACATCATAATAAGAATATAGGAGATGTAGTTAAAAAAGATGAGGTTATAGCAACAATTGATGGGACTCCTGTAAGAAGTAAACTTGATGGGGCTTTAAGAGGTCTTATTCGTGAAGGTACATTTGTTAAGCAAGGGTTAAAAATAGCCGACACAGACCCAAGAGGAAAAGTGGATTACTGCTATGAAATATCAGAAAAGGCTAGAGCTATAGGTGGTGGAGTACTTGAAGCTATACTTCATTTAAGTTATAGGAGAGAAAATAGTGAAAAGTGTATTAGCTAA
- the yqeC gene encoding selenium cofactor biosynthesis protein YqeC gives MESMYKELGINTKKSCMISFVGGGGKTSHMFTLAKELKNFGRVLVTTTTKIFLPSKDEYDNLIVLDNESNEIFNESIDGITLLAKEINSENKVVGVDKTILDDIYIKGLYKFILVEADGAKCKPLKAPKEGEPIIPSKTNINIGIIGFDALDKKVEDVCFRDDIFTSITGKSGKELVDDDSILSLINNKFGLFKNTPNKCKRFFIVSKCDTNLSENRAIVLLKKVMKTEDVDRVFISSIFEGKFKRICIDVCGIVMASGLSRRMGSNKLIMKVNDEPMVETVIKEATLSHLKKVIVVYNKDEVLNIIKNYHVDCIYNPSPETGQSISVKLGLNESDKEDYIGFMFFVSDQPFITSTLINKILSEFVEKVDNIVIPIYNGKNGTPVVFPSYLREEFKSLDGDNGGREIIRNSQKVTKLKIENARLGMDVDTPEVYDSLRRLNNE, from the coding sequence ATGGAAAGTATGTATAAAGAACTTGGAATAAATACTAAAAAATCATGTATGATTTCTTTTGTAGGAGGTGGAGGTAAAACAAGTCATATGTTCACACTTGCAAAGGAACTTAAGAATTTTGGAAGAGTTCTTGTAACAACAACTACTAAAATATTTCTTCCAAGCAAGGATGAATATGATAATTTAATTGTTTTAGATAATGAAAGTAATGAAATTTTTAATGAAAGCATAGATGGGATAACATTACTTGCAAAGGAAATAAATTCTGAGAATAAAGTTGTCGGAGTAGATAAAACTATTTTAGATGATATATATATAAAAGGCTTATACAAGTTTATATTAGTAGAAGCAGATGGAGCAAAATGCAAGCCACTTAAGGCACCTAAAGAAGGTGAGCCTATAATACCATCTAAAACTAATATTAATATAGGAATCATAGGCTTTGATGCACTAGATAAAAAGGTAGAGGATGTATGTTTTAGAGATGATATTTTTACATCTATTACAGGTAAATCTGGTAAAGAATTAGTAGATGATGATTCAATTTTATCTCTTATTAATAATAAATTTGGATTGTTTAAGAATACACCCAATAAGTGTAAAAGGTTTTTTATAGTTAGTAAGTGTGATACTAATTTAAGTGAAAATAGAGCAATTGTGCTTTTGAAAAAGGTTATGAAAACTGAGGACGTTGATAGAGTTTTTATCTCATCTATATTCGAAGGTAAGTTTAAAAGAATATGTATAGATGTATGTGGAATAGTTATGGCTTCAGGTTTATCAAGACGAATGGGAAGTAATAAACTTATTATGAAGGTTAATGATGAGCCTATGGTTGAAACGGTGATTAAAGAGGCAACACTTTCACATCTTAAAAAGGTGATAGTTGTTTATAATAAGGATGAGGTATTGAATATTATTAAAAACTATCATGTGGATTGTATATATAATCCTTCTCCAGAGACAGGACAAAGCATATCAGTAAAACTTGGTTTAAATGAGTCTGATAAAGAAGATTATATAGGATTTATGTTTTTTGTTTCTGATCAACCATTTATAACATCAACTCTTATAAATAAAATTCTATCTGAATTTGTGGAGAAAGTAGATAATATTGTAATTCCTATTTACAATGGGAAAAATGGTACTCCAGTAGTATTTCCATCCTATTTGAGAGAAGAATTTAAATCATTAGATGGGGATAATGGAGGCAGAGAGATAATTAGAAACTCACAAAAGGTTACTAAATTAAAAATCGAAAATGCAAGGCTTGGAATGGATGTAGATACACCAGAGGTATATGATTCACTAAGGAGGTTGAATAATGAATAA
- a CDS encoding molybdopterin-binding protein → MIKKVKVEDAIGMILAHDMTKVVPGDFKGAAFKKGHIIAEEDIDELKSMGKNHIYILELDKNTIHEDEAAIRISKAAATSEIILEGPSEGKVKFIASNKGLLKINTKALEKINEIEGVVLATLHTNTLVEKGKVVAAAKLIPLVTERERIETVEEICRELGNVVSIKEVKNYKVGVVVTGTEVYEGIIKDKFGPLLREKASYYGCTVLDVLYAKDDENMIRGCIEDLLNRGCEIIVTSGGMSVDPDDLTPSVIKSVSNEVVTYGSPVIPGAMFMIAYRGNIPILGLPACGMFFKVTVFDLVFKRLIAGDKITKKDMATLAHGGLCQECEVCHYPICPFGN, encoded by the coding sequence ATGATAAAAAAAGTAAAGGTTGAAGATGCCATAGGAATGATTTTAGCCCATGATATGACAAAAGTTGTTCCTGGGGACTTTAAAGGAGCTGCTTTTAAGAAAGGTCATATAATAGCTGAGGAAGACATTGACGAACTTAAAAGTATGGGAAAAAACCATATTTACATATTAGAACTAGATAAAAATACAATACATGAAGATGAAGCTGCAATTAGAATATCAAAGGCAGCTGCTACAAGTGAAATAATACTTGAAGGTCCAAGTGAAGGTAAAGTTAAATTCATAGCAAGTAATAAAGGTCTATTAAAAATTAATACAAAAGCCCTTGAGAAAATAAATGAAATAGAGGGAGTTGTACTTGCAACTCTTCACACTAATACTTTAGTTGAGAAGGGAAAGGTAGTTGCTGCTGCGAAATTAATTCCCTTAGTAACAGAGAGAGAAAGAATTGAAACTGTAGAGGAAATTTGTAGGGAACTAGGTAATGTTGTATCAATTAAAGAAGTGAAAAATTATAAAGTAGGAGTTGTAGTAACAGGGACAGAAGTTTATGAGGGAATTATTAAAGATAAATTTGGTCCACTGTTAAGAGAAAAGGCCTCCTATTATGGTTGTACAGTTTTAGATGTTTTATATGCAAAAGATGATGAGAATATGATAAGAGGATGTATAGAAGACTTACTAAATAGAGGCTGTGAAATAATTGTAACATCAGGTGGAATGTCTGTTGACCCTGATGATTTAACTCCAAGTGTTATAAAAAGCGTTTCAAATGAGGTAGTAACCTATGGTTCACCAGTTATACCTGGAGCTATGTTTATGATTGCTTATAGAGGGAATATTCCTATACTTGGACTACCAGCATGTGGAATGTTCTTTAAGGTTACAGTATTTGATCTTGTTTTTAAAAGGCTTATAGCAGGAGATAAAATAACAAAAAAAGATATGGCTACTTTAGCACATGGAGGACTATGTCAGGAGTGTGAAGTATGTCATTATCCAATATGTCCATTTGGTAACTAA
- a CDS encoding DUF3793 family protein: MNTFKNFEKILALHCSPTLVGIKPSNLISCYKKHYSNIPYLIKTYNTVLNKKNIFLEILCEYKSYYLILVYNKNLLNSILMNPSCQGFLKLNGYPDINILDAINTLKHKVLNINNFPHEIGLFLGYPLDDIIGFIENKGQSYKFYGYWKVYSNEEYAKSLFNQYDKCRESFVSKLLLGNSIMDIINVI; this comes from the coding sequence ATGAATACTTTTAAAAACTTCGAGAAAATTTTAGCCTTGCATTGCTCTCCAACACTTGTTGGTATTAAGCCTTCTAATTTAATATCCTGCTATAAAAAGCATTATTCTAATATACCTTACCTGATAAAGACATATAACACTGTTTTAAATAAGAAAAATATATTCTTAGAGATATTATGTGAGTATAAATCATATTATTTGATTCTTGTTTATAACAAAAATTTATTAAATAGCATTTTAATGAATCCTAGTTGTCAAGGTTTTCTAAAGTTAAATGGGTATCCTGATATAAACATATTAGATGCCATAAATACTTTAAAACACAAAGTCTTAAATATAAATAATTTTCCCCATGAGATTGGACTTTTTCTAGGTTATCCCCTTGATGATATTATTGGGTTTATTGAAAATAAAGGACAAAGCTATAAGTTCTATGGATATTGGAAGGTATACTCTAATGAGGAGTATGCAAAATCACTTTTTAATCAATATGATAAATGTAGAGAGTCTTTTGTAAGTAAGCTTCTTTTGGGAAACTCTATAATGGACATTATAAATGTTATCTAA
- a CDS encoding amidohydrolase family protein, giving the protein MIVINSILKAYKGNIIFTPEFGKYEIVENGYIVVNDRLVQGVYKTLPEELKDTVVVDYTGKLIVPGFVDLHFHAPQFVNRGLGIDMELLPWLETYTFPEEAKYIDTEYALKAYKKVVHELWKQGTTRAVLFGTIHKEATKILMDLIDKSGLSAYVGKVNMDRNSPEFYIENTEDSINDTEDFLTETINKYDLVKPIITPRFIPTCTGVLMDGLSELASKFNVPVQSHLSENRGEVEWVSKLHPEASSYSEVYNQFRMFGKTPTVMAHCIYLSDEEIKLMARNNVFVAHSPHSNSNLISGIAPIRKLLKAGVPVGLSSDISGGHNASIASVMVQAVQVSKLKWVENPEYSEFEDFLSTPEVFYLATKGGGKFFGNVGSFEKDYEFDALVIDDTELSDLNERSIEERIQRYIYIGDDRQILHRYVAGRKIEEPKFD; this is encoded by the coding sequence TTGATTGTTATAAACTCTATACTAAAGGCTTATAAAGGTAATATTATATTTACCCCTGAATTTGGTAAATATGAGATTGTTGAAAATGGATATATAGTAGTTAATGATAGACTTGTACAGGGAGTATATAAGACTCTTCCTGAAGAATTAAAGGATACAGTTGTTGTTGATTACACAGGAAAATTAATAGTTCCGGGATTTGTTGATCTACACTTCCATGCTCCTCAATTTGTAAACAGGGGACTTGGAATAGATATGGAGCTTCTTCCTTGGCTAGAAACATACACATTTCCAGAGGAAGCGAAGTATATAGATACAGAATATGCCCTAAAAGCATATAAAAAGGTTGTTCATGAATTATGGAAACAGGGAACAACAAGAGCAGTACTTTTTGGTACTATTCATAAAGAAGCAACAAAAATTCTTATGGATTTAATTGATAAATCAGGGCTTTCAGCCTATGTTGGTAAGGTGAACATGGATAGAAATTCTCCAGAGTTTTATATAGAAAATACCGAAGATTCCATTAATGATACTGAGGATTTTTTAACTGAAACAATTAATAAATACGACTTAGTAAAACCTATTATAACACCAAGGTTTATACCTACATGTACAGGGGTTTTAATGGATGGACTATCAGAACTTGCAAGTAAGTTTAACGTCCCTGTACAGTCACACTTATCTGAAAATCGAGGAGAAGTAGAATGGGTATCAAAGCTTCATCCTGAAGCTTCAAGCTATAGTGAAGTTTATAATCAGTTTAGAATGTTTGGGAAAACTCCAACAGTTATGGCTCACTGTATATATCTAAGCGATGAGGAAATCAAGTTAATGGCGAGGAATAATGTATTTGTTGCACACTCTCCTCATTCAAACAGCAATTTAATTAGCGGTATTGCACCTATAAGAAAACTTCTTAAGGCTGGCGTTCCAGTAGGACTTTCAAGTGATATATCAGGTGGACATAATGCATCAATAGCAAGTGTTATGGTTCAGGCTGTTCAAGTGTCAAAGCTTAAATGGGTAGAAAATCCTGAGTATAGTGAATTTGAGGATTTTCTATCAACTCCAGAGGTATTTTATCTTGCTACAAAGGGTGGAGGAAAGTTCTTTGGTAATGTAGGAAGCTTTGAAAAAGATTATGAGTTTGATGCCCTTGTTATAGATGATACTGAACTTTCAGACTTAAATGAAAGATCAATTGAAGAAAGGATTCAAAGATATATTTATATTGGAGATGACAGACAAATTCTTCATAGATACGTTGCAGGAAGAAAAATTGAAGAACCAAAATTTGATTAA